A single genomic interval of Xiphophorus couchianus chromosome 2, X_couchianus-1.0, whole genome shotgun sequence harbors:
- the LOC114133828 gene encoding troponin I, slow skeletal muscle-like → MSDGPKKSKISSSRKLGLKIRLLAVATQMLEEEKNQKMKEKEALLAERLPPLNLSGLSLQELQDLCKELHRKIDIVDEERYDVDLKVSKNDVEIENMKLKITEMQSKFKKPHLRRVKISAEAMLSVLLGSKHKESFDFKANLKTVKKEEEKKEEVTDWRKNVEAMSGMEGRKKLFDASGN, encoded by the exons ACCG AAAAAATCTAAGATCTCCTCCTCCAGAAAGCTGGGGTTAAAA ATCAGACTCTTGGCAGTTGCTACTCAAAtgctggaggaggaaaaaaatcagaagatgAAGGAGAAAGAAGCCTTGCTAGCAGAGAGACTTCCTCCGCTGAATCTTTCTGGTCTGTCTTTACAGGAACTGCAg GATCTGTGCAAAGAATTGCACCGCAAGATTGATATTGTAGACGAGGAGCGCTACGATGTTGACCTGAAAGTTTCCAAAAACGATGTGGAG attgaaaacatgaaactgaagATTACTGAGATGCAGAGCAAGTTCAAAAAGCCTCACCTGCGGAGAGTGAAGATCTCAGCTGAAGCGATGCTGAGCGTTCTGCTGGGCTCCAAACACAAGGAGTCATTTGACTTCAAGGCAAACCTCAAAACTGTcaagaaggaagaagaaaag AAAGAGGAGGTTACTGACTGGCGTAAGAATGTGGAGGCCATGTCTGGGATGGAGGGCAGGAAGAAGCTTTTTGACGCATCTGGcaactga